Proteins co-encoded in one Ralstonia sp. RRA genomic window:
- a CDS encoding rhodanese-like domain-containing protein encodes MQLLDPTDAHAFLQRTPAALFIDCRSEMEHLFVGHPVGSHHVSWNDGPHWEVNPEFVPTVRKLSGHGTDRPIVLICRSGNRSSAAAHALEDAGFRDVRVVRHGFEGDLDGTRHRNTLNGWRHAGMPWEQC; translated from the coding sequence ATGCAACTGCTCGATCCCACCGACGCCCACGCCTTTCTGCAACGCACGCCCGCAGCGCTGTTCATCGACTGTCGCAGCGAAATGGAACACCTGTTTGTCGGCCATCCGGTCGGCTCGCACCATGTGTCGTGGAACGACGGTCCGCACTGGGAGGTGAATCCGGAGTTCGTGCCGACCGTGCGCAAGCTTTCCGGACACGGTACCGATCGCCCGATCGTGCTGATCTGCCGCAGCGGCAATCGCTCGTCGGCAGCGGCGCATGCGCTGGAGGACGCGGGGTTCCGCGATGTCCGTGTCGTTCGTCACGGGTTTGAGGGCGATCTGGATGGCACGCGCCATCGCAACACGCTCAATGGCTGGCGCCACGCAGGCATGCCGTGGGAGCAGTGCTAA
- a CDS encoding IclR family transcriptional regulator, whose protein sequence is MLPEDTLPIGDSPDALPAETLDENAPPERTSAGIQSAEIALTVLSEMARTGGAHAVSELGRQLGMPRAKVHRYLVSLERMGFVEQDPASARYRLGAQALQVGLSALSDVDFVREGSNMLPKLAERLNESVFLSVWTERGPVIVRWEDGGRPVTVNVRVGSAMPLLNSATGQACAAWMPEIQIVSLIDRELRGPGAGKAGLTDWLNCRARWQTVRHEGVARIAGTLINGIDSVAVPVLDAQGKLAGAITALGLSSVFDATLEGPASRLLREAGRALSLRLGYHGQAMTAGAAQPKRGRRAKAAPESA, encoded by the coding sequence ATGCTTCCTGAAGACACCCTACCGATTGGCGATTCCCCTGACGCGCTGCCCGCGGAAACGCTGGACGAAAATGCGCCCCCCGAGCGCACCAGCGCCGGTATCCAGTCCGCCGAAATCGCGCTGACGGTGCTGTCGGAGATGGCGCGCACGGGCGGCGCACACGCCGTCTCGGAACTGGGCCGCCAGCTGGGCATGCCGCGTGCCAAGGTGCATCGCTATCTGGTGTCGTTGGAGCGCATGGGCTTTGTCGAGCAGGACCCGGCCTCGGCACGCTACCGGCTGGGCGCGCAGGCATTGCAGGTGGGGCTGTCGGCGCTATCCGACGTGGACTTCGTGCGCGAGGGCAGCAACATGCTGCCCAAGCTGGCCGAGCGGCTGAACGAGAGCGTGTTCCTGTCGGTCTGGACCGAGCGCGGCCCGGTGATCGTGCGCTGGGAAGACGGCGGCCGGCCGGTGACGGTCAACGTGCGCGTGGGCTCGGCCATGCCGCTGCTGAACTCGGCGACGGGTCAGGCGTGCGCGGCCTGGATGCCCGAAATCCAGATCGTTTCGCTCATCGACCGCGAGCTGCGGGGCCCCGGCGCCGGCAAGGCGGGCCTGACGGATTGGCTGAACTGCCGCGCACGCTGGCAGACGGTGCGGCACGAGGGCGTGGCGCGCATCGCCGGCACGCTCATCAACGGCATCGATTCGGTGGCCGTACCGGTGCTGGATGCCCAAGGCAAGCTGGCGGGGGCCATCACGGCGTTGGGGTTGTCCAGCGTGTTCGATGCCACCCTGGAGGGGCCGGCCTCACGGCTATTGCGCGAGGCCGGACGGGCGCTGTCGCTGCGCCTGGGCTACCACGGTCAGGCCATGACAGCCGGTGCTGCGCAACCCAAGCGCGGGCGCCGTGCAAAGGCCGCACCTGAATCCGCGTAG
- a CDS encoding DUF3108 domain-containing protein has protein sequence MRARRWRRWGLIALAVLVAHGIAVVWIARSHPMAWPPEPEQIIPTLLLQPEPVKPPAPPAAKAQPKPLPPKPRSAPPQPAPAAVPAPEDADIPTGAAAGASADTGMVRDLSGEGGQGSAPAAPEARFSPPPSTTLHYATYVNGVRNEDGVIRWTTDGKTYTLSVEIPLPLFFGSLAFRSNGVIDTYGLTPTRYEEVRGRRQPDVTTFHYTEAASASGVSGAPTITFTRTPNVLPLPVGTQDRFSVFLQLTGLARGNPERFISPGLTLEIPIADTDSVEVARVQHVGEDTIDTPGGTIRAQHFVRLPRREGDQRRVEIWLSAERGWLPVRLRQTEPSGMQFELVYQSQEGGQP, from the coding sequence ATGCGCGCACGCCGCTGGCGCCGCTGGGGGCTGATCGCACTGGCCGTACTGGTCGCACACGGCATTGCCGTCGTGTGGATTGCACGCAGCCACCCGATGGCGTGGCCGCCGGAGCCGGAACAGATCATTCCGACCTTGCTGCTGCAGCCGGAACCCGTCAAGCCGCCAGCACCACCCGCCGCCAAGGCGCAGCCGAAACCCTTGCCGCCCAAGCCGCGCTCGGCACCGCCGCAGCCTGCCCCGGCAGCAGTGCCGGCCCCCGAAGATGCTGACATCCCGACGGGGGCCGCCGCAGGCGCCTCTGCCGACACCGGCATGGTCCGCGACCTGAGTGGCGAGGGTGGACAAGGCAGCGCGCCGGCCGCACCCGAAGCGCGCTTCTCGCCGCCGCCCTCGACCACGCTGCATTACGCCACCTATGTCAACGGTGTGCGCAATGAGGATGGTGTGATCCGCTGGACCACAGACGGCAAAACTTACACGCTGTCGGTCGAAATTCCGCTGCCGCTGTTCTTCGGGTCGCTGGCCTTCCGCAGCAATGGCGTCATCGATACGTATGGCCTGACCCCAACACGCTATGAAGAAGTGCGCGGGCGCCGACAACCCGACGTGACGACCTTCCACTACACCGAGGCGGCGTCGGCGTCCGGTGTGTCGGGCGCCCCCACCATCACATTCACACGTACGCCCAACGTGCTGCCGCTGCCGGTGGGCACGCAGGATCGCTTCAGCGTGTTTCTGCAACTGACGGGACTGGCACGCGGCAACCCCGAGCGCTTCATCAGCCCGGGCCTGACGCTGGAAATCCCCATCGCCGATACCGACAGCGTGGAAGTTGCGCGCGTGCAGCATGTGGGCGAAGACACCATTGACACGCCGGGGGGCACGATCCGTGCACAGCACTTCGTACGGCTGCCGCGTCGTGAGGGCGATCAGCGGCGCGTCGAGATCTGGCTGTCTGCCGAGCGCGGCTGGCTGCCCGTGCGCCTGCGCCAGACCGAGCCCAGTGGCATGCAGTTCGAGCTCGTCTATCAATCCCAGGAAGGAGGCCAACCATGA
- a CDS encoding IclR family transcriptional regulator, whose protein sequence is MSTLPTDADLDLETDVDGDIASDLMSDELPARSGIQSIEVGFRLLDVLTHTNGPMMLRDLARAAPMNPAKAHRYLVSFARLGLVTQTPEGRYDLGPFALEMGLVSLNRQDPMRRARPAAAALRDEIDHTIGLAVWGNLGPVIVHWEEASHPVTVSLRLGDVMPMLNSATGRVFGAYLPRAQTLPFIQRELERAAARHDNSADDNPELPRTLDAYDTLCADVRTHGASRIHGGVLPGINAMSLPVFDANGQLCLVLIALGAQSTFDTTWSSPLERRLRQAAQQLSADLGYVAPLASQS, encoded by the coding sequence ATGTCCACGCTGCCCACCGACGCTGATCTCGACCTGGAGACCGATGTTGACGGCGACATCGCGTCCGACCTCATGTCCGACGAGTTGCCTGCGCGCTCGGGCATCCAGTCCATCGAGGTTGGCTTCCGGCTACTGGACGTGCTCACGCACACCAATGGTCCGATGATGCTGCGCGACCTCGCGCGCGCCGCGCCGATGAACCCGGCCAAGGCCCACCGCTACCTGGTGAGCTTCGCGCGGCTCGGACTGGTCACGCAAACACCCGAGGGCCGCTACGACCTCGGGCCCTTTGCGCTGGAAATGGGCCTGGTGAGCCTGAACCGGCAAGACCCGATGCGCCGCGCCCGCCCCGCTGCTGCCGCGCTGCGCGACGAAATCGATCACACCATCGGCCTGGCCGTGTGGGGCAACCTGGGCCCGGTCATCGTGCACTGGGAAGAGGCCAGCCACCCCGTCACGGTCAGCCTGCGCCTGGGCGATGTGATGCCGATGCTCAACTCGGCCACCGGCCGCGTGTTCGGCGCCTACCTGCCACGCGCGCAGACGCTGCCCTTCATCCAGCGCGAACTGGAACGCGCCGCCGCCAGGCATGACAACAGCGCGGACGACAACCCCGAACTGCCGCGCACGCTCGACGCCTACGACACCCTGTGCGCGGACGTGCGCACGCATGGCGCCTCGCGCATCCACGGCGGTGTGCTGCCGGGTATCAACGCGATGTCGCTGCCGGTGTTCGACGCCAACGGCCAGTTGTGCCTCGTACTGATCGCCCTGGGCGCGCAGAGCACCTTCGACACCACGTGGAGCAGCCCGCTGGAGCGGCGCTTGCGGCAGGCCGCACAACAGCTTTCCGCCGACCTTGGATACGTCGCCCCCCTTGCCTCGCAGTCCTGA
- a CDS encoding LLM class flavin-dependent oxidoreductase, with translation MKLSIFSVQDHYPDRHRSLPQLYADVIAQARHAEALGYDTFWVAEHHFHEYGAVPNPAVFLSHLAAQTHRLRLGTAISILTFHHPATVAENYAMVDALSGGRLSLGVGSGYLKHEFEGYDVDPAIKRERFDEALMLVQRLLAGERVHHEGQFHTLRDVRLNVLPVQATVPIHVAILRREAAYHIGRQGRRMLFVPYASVDGFDDIRLLMDDYRRGLAEAGIHDTRGMAAVALHTHVGPTDAAVREAAAAPFDLYVATRLYARRQTYDDVLASGLSLFGTPDAVADKLARLSDMGVDHVMALHNFGLMPQPVVLESMRALVQDALPRAGLTALAA, from the coding sequence ATGAAGCTGTCGATCTTTTCCGTGCAGGACCACTATCCGGACCGGCACCGCAGTCTGCCGCAACTCTACGCAGACGTCATCGCCCAGGCGCGCCACGCCGAGGCACTGGGCTACGACACCTTCTGGGTGGCCGAGCACCACTTTCACGAATACGGTGCCGTACCCAATCCAGCGGTCTTCCTGTCGCACCTGGCCGCGCAGACGCATCGGCTGAGGCTGGGCACCGCCATCTCCATCCTCACGTTTCACCACCCGGCCACCGTGGCCGAGAACTACGCGATGGTCGACGCGCTCTCGGGCGGGCGGCTGTCGCTGGGCGTGGGCTCGGGGTATCTGAAGCACGAGTTCGAGGGCTACGACGTGGACCCGGCCATCAAGCGCGAGCGCTTTGATGAGGCGCTGATGCTGGTCCAACGTTTGCTCGCCGGCGAGCGCGTGCACCACGAAGGCCAGTTCCACACGCTGCGCGACGTGCGCCTGAACGTGCTGCCTGTGCAGGCAACGGTGCCGATCCACGTGGCGATCCTGCGGCGCGAGGCGGCGTATCACATCGGCCGGCAGGGGCGGCGCATGCTGTTCGTGCCGTATGCCTCGGTGGATGGCTTCGACGATATTCGCTTGCTGATGGACGACTACCGGCGCGGTTTGGCAGAAGCCGGCATCCACGACACGCGCGGCATGGCGGCGGTGGCGCTGCACACGCATGTCGGCCCGACGGACGCTGCGGTGCGCGAGGCTGCTGCGGCGCCGTTCGACCTGTATGTCGCGACGCGGCTCTACGCGCGTCGGCAAACGTATGACGATGTGCTGGCGAGCGGGTTGTCCCTGTTCGGCACACCGGATGCGGTGGCTGACAAGCTCGCGCGGCTGTCCGACATGGGCGTCGACCACGTCATGGCGCTGCATAACTTTGGTCTGATGCCGCAGCCCGTCGTGCTCGAATCGATGCGCGCGCTGGTGCAGGATGCGCTGCCGCGCGCGGGGCTGACGGCACTGGCTGCCTAG
- a CDS encoding DUF3567 domain-containing protein — protein sequence MQMIYNSDNYCVVEFGVDGQHAMLAAGGYEIVDKNLKREIFLGGELAEHFREDVKRLIASEPTAEEVDDFLGKFDSVMTQPVTMH from the coding sequence ATGCAAATGATCTACAACAGCGACAACTACTGTGTTGTCGAGTTCGGTGTAGACGGCCAACACGCCATGCTTGCCGCAGGCGGCTACGAAATCGTCGACAAGAACCTCAAACGTGAAATCTTCCTCGGCGGCGAGCTTGCCGAGCATTTCCGCGAGGATGTGAAACGCCTGATCGCCAGTGAACCAACCGCAGAAGAAGTCGACGACTTTCTCGGCAAGTTCGACTCGGTGATGACGCAACCGGTGACAATGCACTAA
- a CDS encoding alpha/beta fold hydrolase, whose protein sequence is MSANTIPGSGTVHANGIDIYYRIDGVDGPWVMLAHALGVDHQLWDGIAQHLAARHRVLRYDARGHGKTTAPHGAYTLFQMADDAAGLLDALAIPQVHFIGLSMGGMVAQIMGVRHPQRLLSLTLCDTVCVTPVTAHAMWDERIGQVEAHGMAGIVEPTLQRWLTTPYREAHPDVAERIRALLRATPPHGYVGACLAIKALDTRGGLARIACPTLVMTGEEDAGAPVEVAREIASRIPNARLKVMPRAAHLAPIEQDEAFLTDLDEFLGHAGCGSQCETP, encoded by the coding sequence ATGAGCGCCAATACCATCCCCGGTTCAGGCACCGTGCACGCCAACGGCATCGACATCTACTACCGCATCGACGGTGTCGATGGCCCCTGGGTCATGCTTGCGCACGCGCTGGGCGTCGACCACCAACTGTGGGACGGCATCGCCCAGCACCTTGCCGCGCGCCACCGCGTGCTGCGCTACGACGCACGCGGGCACGGCAAGACCACGGCGCCGCATGGCGCCTACACGCTGTTCCAGATGGCCGACGATGCGGCTGGCCTGCTTGATGCACTGGCGATTCCGCAGGTGCATTTCATCGGCCTGTCGATGGGCGGGATGGTGGCCCAAATCATGGGCGTACGGCATCCACAGCGGCTGCTCTCACTCACGCTATGTGACACCGTGTGTGTCACGCCAGTGACGGCGCATGCGATGTGGGACGAACGCATCGGCCAGGTCGAGGCGCACGGCATGGCTGGCATCGTCGAACCCACGCTGCAACGCTGGCTGACCACACCCTATCGTGAAGCGCATCCCGACGTGGCCGAGCGCATCCGCGCCCTACTGCGTGCCACGCCGCCGCACGGCTACGTTGGCGCATGCCTCGCCATCAAGGCACTCGACACGCGGGGCGGGCTCGCTCGCATTGCCTGCCCCACACTTGTCATGACGGGCGAGGAAGACGCCGGCGCCCCAGTGGAAGTCGCACGCGAGATAGCCTCGCGCATTCCCAACGCGCGCTTGAAAGTGATGCCGCGCGCAGCTCATCTCGCCCCCATCGAACAGGACGAGGCCTTCCTCACCGATCTGGATGAATTCCTCGGGCATGCGGGATGCGGCAGTCAGTGTGAAACGCCCTGA
- the metH gene encoding methionine synthase yields the protein MTDHPMRLSGLEPFNIGESTLFVNVGERTNVTGSKAFARMILNSQFDEALAVARQQVENGAQVIDINMDEAMLDSKAAMVRFLNLIASEPDIARVPIMIDSSKWDVIEAGLKCVQGKAIVNSISLKEGEEQFAHHAKLIKRYGAAAVVMAFDEQGQADTFQRKTEICKRSYDFLVNQVGFAPEDIIFDPNIFAVATGIEEHNNYAVDFIEATRWIKQNLPYAKVSGGVSNVSFSFRGNEMVREAIHTVFLYYAIQAGMDMGIVNAGQLGVYENLDAELRDRVEDVVLNRRPDATDRLLEIADRYKGGGTKREENLAWRQEPVEKRLAHALVHGINDYVVEDTEEVRQKIFAAGGRPIQVIEGPLMDGMNIVGDLFGAGKMFLPQVVKSARVMKQAVAHLIPFIEEEKRQIAAAGGDVRSRGKIVIATVKGDVHDIGKNIVTVVLQCNNFEVVNMGVMVPCNDILAKAKVEGADIIGLSGLITPSLEEMAYVASEMQRDDYFRVKKIPLLIGGATTSRVHTAVKIAPNYEGPVVYVPDASRSVSVASSLLSDEGAARYVEELHADYDRIRTQHANKKAQPMVSLAAARANKTKIDWSNYTPPKPKFIGRRVFKNYDLNELAQYIDWGPFFQTWDLAGKFPDILNDEIVGESARKVFSDGKSMLARLIAGRWLTANGVIALLPANTVNDDDIEIYTDESRSEVALTWRNIRQQSERPIIDGVMRPNRCLADFIAPKSTGIADYIGLFAVTGGIGVQKREAAFEADHDDYSAIMLKALADRFAEAFAECLHARVRRDLWGYAPDETLDNDALIREEYKGIRPAPGYPACPEHTVKRDMFRVLDAQEIGMDLTEALAMTPAASVSGFYLSHPDSTYFTLGKIGQDQVDDMVARSGEDRAFVERALAPNL from the coding sequence ATGACCGACCATCCCATGCGCCTCTCCGGCCTCGAACCGTTCAACATCGGTGAGAGCACGCTGTTCGTCAACGTCGGCGAGCGCACCAACGTCACCGGGTCCAAGGCGTTCGCGCGCATGATCCTGAACAGCCAGTTCGACGAGGCGCTGGCCGTGGCGCGCCAGCAGGTCGAGAACGGTGCGCAGGTCATCGACATCAACATGGACGAGGCGATGCTCGATTCCAAGGCGGCGATGGTTCGCTTCCTGAATCTGATCGCCTCCGAGCCCGACATTGCGCGCGTGCCAATCATGATCGACTCATCCAAGTGGGACGTGATCGAGGCGGGTCTGAAGTGCGTGCAGGGCAAGGCGATCGTGAACTCGATCTCGCTCAAGGAAGGCGAGGAACAGTTCGCGCACCACGCCAAGCTCATCAAGCGCTACGGCGCGGCTGCGGTGGTGATGGCGTTTGACGAGCAAGGCCAAGCCGACACGTTCCAGCGCAAGACCGAGATCTGCAAGCGCAGCTACGACTTCCTGGTGAACCAGGTCGGTTTTGCGCCGGAAGACATCATCTTCGATCCGAACATCTTTGCGGTCGCCACCGGCATCGAAGAGCACAACAACTACGCGGTCGACTTCATCGAAGCCACGCGCTGGATCAAGCAGAACCTGCCGTACGCGAAAGTGAGCGGCGGCGTGTCGAACGTGTCGTTCTCGTTCCGCGGCAACGAGATGGTGCGCGAGGCGATCCACACCGTGTTCCTGTACTACGCGATTCAGGCTGGCATGGACATGGGCATCGTCAACGCGGGTCAGCTCGGCGTGTACGAAAACCTCGACGCCGAGCTGCGCGACCGCGTGGAAGACGTGGTGCTCAATCGCCGCCCGGATGCGACCGACCGCCTGCTGGAAATCGCCGACCGCTACAAGGGCGGCGGCACCAAGCGCGAAGAGAATCTCGCCTGGCGCCAAGAGCCGGTGGAAAAGCGCCTGGCTCACGCCCTCGTGCACGGCATCAACGACTACGTGGTCGAAGACACGGAAGAAGTCCGTCAGAAGATTTTTGCGGCCGGCGGCCGCCCGATCCAGGTGATCGAAGGCCCGCTGATGGACGGCATGAACATCGTGGGCGACCTGTTCGGCGCCGGGAAGATGTTCCTGCCGCAGGTGGTGAAGTCCGCCCGCGTGATGAAGCAGGCGGTAGCCCACCTGATTCCGTTCATCGAAGAAGAGAAGCGCCAGATTGCCGCGGCCGGCGGCGACGTGCGCTCGCGCGGCAAGATCGTCATCGCCACGGTCAAGGGCGATGTGCACGACATCGGCAAGAACATCGTCACGGTCGTGCTCCAGTGCAACAACTTCGAAGTCGTGAACATGGGCGTGATGGTCCCGTGCAACGACATCCTGGCGAAGGCGAAGGTGGAAGGCGCGGACATCATCGGCCTGTCGGGCCTGATCACGCCATCGCTCGAAGAGATGGCCTACGTGGCCTCGGAAATGCAGCGCGATGACTACTTCCGTGTGAAGAAGATCCCGCTGCTGATCGGCGGCGCAACGACGAGCCGCGTGCACACCGCCGTGAAGATCGCGCCGAATTACGAGGGCCCGGTGGTGTACGTGCCAGACGCCTCGCGCTCGGTGAGCGTGGCGTCGAGCCTGCTGTCGGACGAAGGCGCCGCGCGCTACGTCGAAGAACTGCATGCGGATTACGACCGCATCCGCACCCAGCACGCCAACAAGAAAGCCCAGCCGATGGTGTCGCTGGCCGCCGCACGCGCCAACAAGACCAAAATCGACTGGTCCAACTACACGCCGCCCAAGCCGAAGTTCATCGGCCGCCGCGTGTTCAAGAACTACGACTTGAACGAGCTCGCGCAGTACATCGACTGGGGCCCGTTCTTCCAGACGTGGGACCTGGCCGGCAAATTCCCCGACATCCTCAACGACGAGATCGTGGGCGAATCGGCCCGCAAGGTGTTCTCGGACGGCAAGAGCATGCTCGCGCGCCTGATCGCCGGGCGCTGGCTCACGGCCAACGGCGTGATCGCGCTGCTGCCCGCCAACACCGTCAACGACGACGACATCGAGATCTACACCGACGAATCGCGCTCGGAAGTCGCGCTCACCTGGCGCAACATCCGCCAGCAGAGCGAGCGCCCGATCATCGACGGCGTGATGCGCCCGAACCGCTGCCTGGCGGATTTCATCGCACCCAAGAGCACCGGCATTGCCGACTACATCGGCCTGTTTGCCGTCACCGGCGGGATAGGGGTCCAGAAGCGTGAAGCCGCTTTTGAAGCCGACCACGACGACTACAGCGCGATCATGCTCAAGGCGTTGGCCGACCGCTTTGCCGAAGCCTTTGCCGAATGCCTGCACGCCCGCGTGCGCCGCGACCTGTGGGGCTACGCACCGGACGAAACGCTCGACAACGACGCGCTCATCCGCGAGGAATACAAGGGCATCCGCCCCGCGCCCGGCTACCCAGCCTGCCCGGAGCACACGGTCAAGCGCGACATGTTCCGCGTGCTCGACGCGCAAGAGATCGGCATGGACCTGACCGAAGCGCTGGCCATGACGCCGGCCGCCTCCGTGTCGGGCTTCTATCTGTCGCACCCGGACAGCACGTACTTCACGCTGGGCAAGATCGGCCAGGATCAGGTGGACGATATGGTCGCCCGCAGCGGAGAAGACCGCGCGTTTGTGGAGCGAGCCCTCGCGCCGAATCTCTAA
- a CDS encoding fumarylacetoacetate hydrolase family protein, producing MKLATLKDGSRDGQLAVVSRDLKTAHYATHIAGTLQRVLDDWVFYAPQLQELYEQLNTGRARHPFAFNAANCMAPLPRAYQWADGSAYVNHVELVRKARGAEMPPEFWTDPLMYQGGSDDLAGAHDPIVCRSEAFGIDFEAEVAVITGDVPMGTEPAAAAEGIRLIVLANDVSLRNLIPAELAKGFGFFQSKPATAFSPVAVTPDELGDAWRERRVHLPMTVRWNNKKVGQPECGTDMVFDFGQLIAHICKTRNVCAGSIVGSGTISNVDRSKGYACIAEKRMLETIESGAPATEFMRYGDTVKIEMFDANGVSIFGAIDQEVVAPGTQS from the coding sequence ATGAAACTCGCCACCCTCAAGGATGGCTCGCGCGACGGCCAACTGGCCGTGGTCTCGCGCGACCTGAAGACCGCACACTACGCCACGCACATCGCCGGAACGCTGCAACGCGTGCTCGACGATTGGGTCTTCTATGCACCGCAACTGCAGGAACTGTACGAGCAGCTCAACACTGGCCGTGCCCGGCATCCGTTTGCGTTCAACGCGGCCAACTGCATGGCGCCGCTGCCGCGCGCCTACCAGTGGGCGGACGGCTCGGCCTATGTGAACCACGTGGAACTGGTGCGCAAGGCGCGCGGCGCTGAGATGCCCCCCGAGTTCTGGACCGATCCGCTGATGTACCAGGGCGGCTCCGATGACCTGGCTGGCGCGCATGACCCCATCGTCTGCCGCAGCGAGGCGTTCGGCATCGACTTCGAGGCCGAGGTGGCCGTCATCACCGGCGATGTGCCGATGGGCACCGAGCCCGCCGCCGCCGCCGAAGGCATCCGCCTGATCGTGCTGGCCAACGATGTGTCACTGCGCAACCTGATTCCGGCGGAACTCGCCAAGGGGTTTGGCTTCTTCCAGAGCAAGCCGGCGACCGCGTTCTCGCCCGTGGCCGTGACGCCCGACGAGCTGGGCGATGCCTGGCGCGAGCGCCGCGTGCACCTGCCGATGACGGTGCGCTGGAACAACAAGAAGGTGGGCCAGCCCGAGTGCGGCACCGACATGGTGTTCGACTTTGGCCAGCTGATCGCGCATATCTGCAAGACACGCAACGTGTGCGCGGGTAGCATCGTCGGATCGGGCACGATTTCTAACGTGGACCGCAGCAAGGGGTACGCCTGCATTGCCGAAAAACGTATGCTGGAGACCATCGAATCCGGCGCGCCCGCGACCGAGTTCATGCGCTATGGCGACACGGTGAAGATCGAGATGTTCGACGCCAACGGCGTGTCGATTTTCGGGGCGATCGACCAGGAAGTGGTCGCGCCCGGCACGCAAAGCTGA
- a CDS encoding homocysteine S-methyltransferase family protein yields MTAPLPYTRAANLPALLRERILILDGAMGTMIQRYKLTEAQYRGERFADHPIDVKGNNELLLLTRPEVIREIHEQYLAAGADLIETNTFGATTIAQEDYKMADLAYEMNVVAARIAREACDKYSTPERPRFVAGAFGPTPKTASISPDVNDPGARNVSFDQLRDAYYEQGKALLEGGADVFLVETIFDTLNAKAALFAIDQLFEDTGERVPVMISGTVTDASGRILSGQTVEAFWNSLRHAKPITFGLNCALGAALMRPYIAELAKICDTAVSCYPNAGLPNPMSDTGFDETPDVTSSLVDEFAAAGLVNLVGGCCGTTPEHIKAIADRVANRKPRGWPGQYKDAA; encoded by the coding sequence ATGACCGCGCCCCTGCCCTACACCCGTGCCGCCAACCTGCCCGCGCTGCTGCGCGAGCGCATCCTGATCCTGGACGGCGCAATGGGCACCATGATCCAGCGCTACAAGCTGACCGAGGCGCAATATCGCGGCGAGCGGTTCGCCGATCACCCGATCGACGTCAAGGGCAACAACGAGCTGCTGCTGCTCACGCGGCCGGAAGTCATCCGCGAGATTCACGAGCAGTATCTGGCCGCCGGCGCCGACCTGATCGAAACCAACACCTTCGGCGCGACGACCATCGCGCAGGAAGACTACAAGATGGCGGACCTGGCCTACGAGATGAACGTGGTGGCCGCCCGCATCGCACGCGAAGCCTGCGACAAGTACAGCACGCCCGAGCGCCCGCGCTTCGTGGCCGGCGCCTTCGGCCCGACGCCCAAGACGGCCAGCATCTCGCCTGACGTGAACGACCCGGGCGCGCGCAACGTCAGCTTCGATCAACTGCGCGACGCGTACTACGAACAGGGCAAGGCGCTGCTCGAAGGTGGCGCGGATGTGTTCCTGGTCGAGACCATCTTCGACACGCTCAATGCCAAGGCGGCGCTGTTCGCCATCGACCAGCTCTTTGAGGACACCGGCGAGCGCGTGCCCGTGATGATCTCCGGCACCGTCACCGACGCCTCCGGCCGTATTCTCTCGGGCCAGACCGTCGAGGCGTTCTGGAACAGCCTGCGCCACGCCAAGCCGATTACCTTCGGCCTGAACTGCGCGCTGGGCGCCGCGCTGATGCGCCCGTACATCGCCGAGCTGGCGAAGATTTGCGACACCGCCGTGTCTTGCTACCCGAACGCCGGCCTGCCCAACCCGATGAGCGACACGGGCTTTGACGAAACACCCGACGTCACCTCCAGCCTGGTCGACGAATTTGCGGCCGCCGGCCTGGTGAACTTGGTGGGCGGCTGCTGCGGCACCACGCCCGAGCACATCAAAGCGATTGCCGACCGCGTGGCCAATCGCAAGCCGCGCGGCTGGCCGGGCCAGTACAAGGACGCCGCCTGA